In the genome of Arenicella chitinivorans, the window GCTGATGCCCTTCAACGTAATGAGTTCCCCGTCCCTGATTTCGACAGTTTAATTGGTGATCTGGTCACCATAGACAATCAATCTGGATACCGCGTGAAAGCCGAAGTTGTTGAAGTGGCCGATCTCGCGTTTGACTCTAATGCTCACCAACGACCCGTTTACTTGCGACCCCGTGCCAAGCTCGTCAGGCTAGAAGTTCAAGGCGATGAACATTTTCAGGGCGACTTGTGCACGGTTAGCCATAAAAAATTGGGCCAACTTCAACTCCTGTTAACGCAGGTTCCAAATAAGCATGGAAAATTAGGCTTGGAGATTATTTTTAACTAGCTTGATACATGCTTTAACTGTTGCGCCATCAAATCCCCCACAGGACGGCGCAACCTTTGCTCATCCTCCGGGAGGTTAACGATGAATAAAGGAATATCCCTACTCGCCAGCGTCATAGTTGGCGGAATCTTTAGTATTTACACCACCAACACGCTTGCAGCTACTCATTACGCCTACATCGTCGATACTGGCTATCAGGTGCATTACGTCTCCTCAACCGGGGAGTCGACGGTTAAATCGAAACCGTACTTTGCCCTCAGTGTCAGCGCGACACCAGATGGCGGAGCTTGGGCCGTCTCGACAGATAGCGGTGATCGCGACCGCGGCGGCAATCTATTAAAATTACTCCCTAAGGGCAGCACTGAATGGAAGACCATTGCCATCGAAGGTGACATTGAAGTGTCCAGAGTCAGTAGTGACTTCAAAGGTAACGCCTATGTGATCGACGGCGAAACACAACAGATTCATCACATTGATACAACTGGCAAGATTCTTAAAGATTACGTTGATGAAACCCCATTTTTTTCCGTCAGCGCAGCCTTCACTTCCAACAGCCCGATCAACAACCAACTCTGGGGCGTCTGCGCTAAACCAGACGGAAAAATCGATAGCCCGCTTTATTACAAAGTGGATGACCAGGATTGGCGAAAGCGCGGACTCGGCGCGCGTGCGATATCAGGTTACTGGATGATCAGTGACGAAGGTCGCGTTGTGATGGCCGGAACCAACAATACCAAACCACAACCAAAGTCCCCACGCGACATGGCGAGCTCAATCAGCGTAAGTAGGAGCGGTACCATTTGGGTAGTGAGCCAAGAACCCAATATGCAAAAAGGTGGCGCGATGTTAAAGATCTGGGACGCCAAAGGCATCGAATCGAAGAATTGGATCACGGTGCCCAACATCGGTGCTACCTCAGTGTCCGCCCTATAGCGTCGACTACACGTTGCCGGTACTCCGCTTCAGTCTAATAATCAGTTTACTGCTAGCGCTAAGTGCCTGCGCGGTCACAGGGCATCATGCAATTTCGCTTGAGCAAACTTCCACCGTCGGCTTTGAGTTGTCGGAAGTTCTGCAGCTCGGTCAACTTGTTGAGTCTGCGTACGCCCTGTTTCACGAAGCTCAGTCCAACCCCAGCCCCGCAGCCCCCAAGCTGGCTGGGTACCGACCACTCGCAAACTTGTCTGGACGTGACGACCCCAAATCCAGTAAACGTGAATTCTACGGACATCTGCTTGAACCCCTTAATACACCCAATTCACTCATCATTTCAGTCCGGGGCACCAGTGATGCACAAGAATGGCTAGACGACATTAAATTTGAACATCGTCGCTTTTCAGGCGATCCGAATTTAGGTCACGTGGAGCTTGGCTTTAAAGAAATCTATCACTCCTTCGCCGTTCATGACTTTGGTACAACCGACGGTATTTCAATTGAGCAATATTTACGGCATCGACCTGATCTAAACCAAGTGACCTTGGTCGGACATAGCTTGGGCTCCTCATTAGCCACGCTACTGGCACTTGATATCAAAATAAAACGTCCCAACACGCAAGTCCGTCTGCTCACGTTTGCCTCGCCTCGAACTGGCGACAACCAATTCAGCGATGCATTTCAACGCCATATTCCAAACAGTCTCCGGATCGTTAACAAACCCGACTTGGTACCTCGCGTTCCGCCACGCGCATTCAAGTTTCTACACATCTGGCATGAATCACAAATTAATTCCAGACCATTAAGTCACATCAAGAACAGCGTGACTTGCTATCATAGCTTGAATACCTATTTACACGTGCTAACACACAACAACAAATTACCCGGTGTCGCCATCGACCACGGGTGTCACGCTGAATGAGTAAACAAGAATTACAACAACATGGCATTGTGTTTCGTCCAGAGACTGGGGACGACCGAGAGTTCTTGCGTATCTTATATGCTTCAACTCGTGAAGCTGAAATGGCGATGGTGCCTTGGACTAAGGAGCAAATAGAAGAATTTCTAGATATGCAGTTTGACGCGCAATCCAAGTTTTATGCCGAGCAATTTAAAGACGCTGAGTTCAGTATCGTGACTCAGGGTGGACGTAACATCGGTCGGTTGTATGTTGATCGAAGACCAAATGAAATACGCATAATTGATATCGCCTTGTTACCCAAGCACCGAGGACGTGGTTACGGTGACGCCATCCTGAGGCATGTTATGCAGATCGCTGCACGGGACGGCTTACCCGTTACCATTCACGTCGAGAAGAACAACCCCGCAATGCGACTGTATAAAAAGCTCGGTTACACCCTTCTTGAAGATCAAGGTGTGTACGATTTAATGCAATGGACGCATACCTCACCCTAATCGAACCATATCCTATATTGTGACTTCGGCAGATTGCGCTATTATTAGCAGCGATTGTTTTCACACCATTGTAGATACCTAAATGGAAAAGTTTTTTGAGCGACTCATGTACCGGTCCCGTTGGGTGCTGGCACCGATTTATTTTGGTTTAAGCTTGGCAATAGTGGCGTTGGGCATCAAATTTTTTATGGAATTAGCCCATTTATTGGTCGATATCGTCGTGTTATCTGAAGCCGATATGATATTGATTGTGCTTAGTTTAGTTGACATCGCTATGGTTGGCGGACTTCTCATTATGGTTATGAT includes:
- a CDS encoding lipase family protein — protein: MPVLRFSLIISLLLALSACAVTGHHAISLEQTSTVGFELSEVLQLGQLVESAYALFHEAQSNPSPAAPKLAGYRPLANLSGRDDPKSSKREFYGHLLEPLNTPNSLIISVRGTSDAQEWLDDIKFEHRRFSGDPNLGHVELGFKEIYHSFAVHDFGTTDGISIEQYLRHRPDLNQVTLVGHSLGSSLATLLALDIKIKRPNTQVRLLTFASPRTGDNQFSDAFQRHIPNSLRIVNKPDLVPRVPPRAFKFLHIWHESQINSRPLSHIKNSVTCYHSLNTYLHVLTHNNKLPGVAIDHGCHAE
- a CDS encoding GNAT family N-acetyltransferase, giving the protein MSKQELQQHGIVFRPETGDDREFLRILYASTREAEMAMVPWTKEQIEEFLDMQFDAQSKFYAEQFKDAEFSIVTQGGRNIGRLYVDRRPNEIRIIDIALLPKHRGRGYGDAILRHVMQIAARDGLPVTIHVEKNNPAMRLYKKLGYTLLEDQGVYDLMQWTHTSP